A genomic region of Manihot esculenta cultivar AM560-2 chromosome 15, M.esculenta_v8, whole genome shotgun sequence contains the following coding sequences:
- the LOC110600767 gene encoding acetolactate synthase 2, chloroplastic, whose product MASTASSPNFSIPKTFITTLQAPTFRTYFPTFTNNQTSSSRPSLCITTASLSDHKPKANTTATAAAATATATTTPITTPPPPKTATRLETIIPTIAPQLPRKGSDVLVEALEREGVTHVFGYPGGASMEIHQALTRSSVIRNILPRHEQGGIFAAEGYAKASGRVGVCIATSGPGATNFVSGLADALLDSVPIVAITGQVPRRMIGTDAFQETPIIEVTRSITKHNFMVLDAEDIARTVKEAFYLASSGRPGPVLIDIPKDIQQQLIIPNWDVPMRLPGYVSRLPKSPEIGKLEQIVRLIFQSKKPVLYVGGGSLNCSEELRRFVELTKIPVASTLMGLGSFPLGDELSLHMLGMHGTMYANYAIDQSDLLLAFGVRFDDRVTGKVEAFANRASIVHIDIDPAELGKNKQPHVALCADLKIALKGLNRLLEKKGAKSLLDFSAWRDEINEQKAKYPLSYKNLGEAIPPQYAIQVLDELTDGNAVISTGVGQHQMWSAQFYKYKKPRQWLTSGGLGAMGFGLPAAMGAAIARPNALVVDIDGDGSFIMNVQELATVRTENLPVKILLLNNQHLGMVVQWEDRFYHSNRAHTYLGNPSKEEEIFPDMLKFAEACDIPAARVTKRSELREAMKKMLETPGPYLLDVIVPHQEHVLPMIPSGLSFKDAITEGDGRAKN is encoded by the coding sequence ATGGCGTCCACTGCTTCCTCTCCTAATTTCTCCATCCCCAAAACCTTCATCACCACGCTGCAAGCTCCCACTTTCAGGACTTACTTTCCCACCTTCACCAATAACCAAACGTCGAGCAGTCGCCCCTCTCTCTGCATCACTACTGCCTCTCTTTCTGACCATAAACCCAAGGCTAACACCACTGCAACCGCCGCTGCCGCTACCGCTACCGCAACCACCACTCCTATAACAACACCACCACCACCAAAAACAGCAACCCGCCTAGAAACCATCATTCCCACTATTGCCCCTCAGTTGCCCAGAAAGGGCTCTGATGTCCTTGTTGAAGCCTTGGAACGTGAGGGAGTCACTCACGTATTTGGATACCCAGGAGGGGCTTCCATGGAGATTCATCAAGCCCTCACCCGATCCAGTGTAATCCGTAATATTCTTCCAAGGCATGAACAAGGTGGAATCTTTGCTGCTGAGGGCTACGCCAAAGCTTCTGGTCGCGTTGGCGTTTGCATTGCCACCTCTGGCCCTGGTGCCACCAACTTCGTTAGTGGACTTGCCGATGCACTGCTGGATAGTGTACCCATTGTTGCCATCACCGGACAAGTTCCTCGTCGCATGATAGGCACTGATGCATTTCAAGAAACACCGATAATTGAAGTAACAAGATCCATAACTAAGCACAATTTTATGGTTCTTGATGCTGAGGACATTGCTCGTACTGTTAAAGAAGCCTTTTATCTTGCTTCTTCCGGCAGGCCGGGACCGGTTCTTATAGATATACCAAAGGATATCCAGCAACAACTTATCATTCCAAACTGGGACGTGCCCATGAGGCTACCTGGGTACGTATCAAGGCTGCCAAAAAGCCctgaaattggaaaattggagcaGATTGTGAGGCTGATCTTTCAATCCAAGAAACCAGTACTGTATGTTGGTGGTGGGTCTCTGAACTGTAGTGAGGAGCTAAGGCGATTTGTTGAGCTTACCAAGATACCAGTGGCGAGTACTCTAATGGGCCTTGGAAGTTTCCCTTTAGGCGACGAGCTGTCACTTCACATGCTGGGAATGCATGGGACAATGTATGCAAATTATGCAATAGATCAATCAGATTTGCTGCTGGCTTTTGGAGTTAGATTTGATGATCGTGTGACGGGTAAAGTCGAGGCTTTTGCCAACAGAGCAAGTATAGTTCACATTGACATTGATCCAGCTGAACTGGGGAAGAACAAGCAGCCACACGTTGCACTCTGTGCTGATCTGAAGATTGCTCTGAAAGGTTTGAACAGGTTGCTGGAGAAGAAGGGAGCTAAGTCCCTGCTCGATTTCTCTGCTTGGAGAGACGAAATCAATGAACAGAAAGCAAAATATCCATtaagttataaaaatttagGAGAAGCAATTCCTCCACAATATGCAATTCAAGTTCTGGACGAATTAACTGATGGTAATGCTGTTATAAGTACAGGTGTTGGGCAACACCAAATGTGGTCTGCACAATTTTACAAGTACAAAAAGCCTCGTCAGTGGCTAACATCTGGTGGTCTAGGAGCTATGGGTTTTGGCTTGCCTGCTGCTATGGGGGCTGCAATTGCAAGACCAAATGCTCTAGTGGTAGACATCGACGGCGATGGAAGCTTCATCATGAATGTCCAAGAATTGGCGACGGTAAGAACAGAGAACCTGCCTGTGAAGATCTTGTTACTGAACAATCAACATCTGGGTATGGTTGTTCAATGGGAGGACAGATTCTATCATTCCAACAGAGCACATACATATTTAGGGAACCCATCAAAAGAAGAAGAGATTTTCCCAGACATGTTGAAGTTTGCTGAGGCATGCGATATTCCAGCTGCGAGAGTGACAAAGAGAAGTGAGCTTAGAGAGGCTATGAAGAAAATGTTGGAGACTCCAGGACCTTATTTGCTTGATGTGATTGTCCCACATCAGGAACATGTCCTGCCAATGATCCCAAGTGGTCTTTCTTTTAAGGATGCTATTACCGAAGGTGATGGGAGAGCCAAGAATTGA